The genomic interval TTCGATTGTGACTTTTACGTTTTCGGTCTGTTGGTCTACTTCGTATAGGCTTAGGTTTACGCCTTCTATGCCTGTGGTAGTGCTTATTCTTGTAGCTAGTTCTAGCAGGCTTGGTTCATGTGGTTTCAATACGTCTAAAACAACTCTTTTGATAACTCCTGACATCTTCAATCTATATTATACTGTGATAGTTAAGTGCTTTTTTCTTTGTTTTCAATCATATTTAACTGTTTAAGTAGGTTTGACGATGGCTATAAAAAAAGGGAATAAAAATATGGGGGGGCCTCGGGTGAGGCTTTATCTTTCTAGTTTTGCTTTAACTCGTTTTAGTCGGAAGAAGGATTCTCTTTCCATTTCGTCGAGTTTCATTTCGATGTAGTCTACGGTGTTTTCGAATTTTGGTATTAGGTTGTATTCTAGTGCGTTTACTCGTCTTTTTGTTTTTTCGATTTCTTCTGATAGTAGTCGTATGCTTTCTTCGATTTCTGCGACTAGTACTATCATGTTGAGGACTTCTTCGAATCTTTCTGCGGCTTCGTCGAGTTGTGGTGGGGTGTCTATTGGTGAGAAGCCTCTTTCTCGGTATTTTCGTTTTGGGTTGCCTTGTTTTTCTAGTTTGGGTACGGTTACTCCCATGATGTTTTTCTTTGCGGCGTCGAACTCTAGTTCGGTTTCGCTGACGGAGGTTGTTAATGATTCGATTTTGACTGCTCCTGATTCGGCTTCGGCTTCTATTAGCATTCGGAATGCTTCTTCGAGTTCTTTTTCTAGTTCTTCTCGGATTCCTTTGGCTTCTTTGACTACTTCGAATAACTCCATTATTAATGCGTCTCTTTTTTCTTCGAGTAGGTCGTGTCCTTTTTCCGCTAGCTCCAGTCTTTCCCGCATCTCTAGGAGGTCCATCCTTATTGGACGGACGCCGTCAACGATATCTTTAGACATTGTTTTACCTCGTTATTGTTGTTCAGCTGTAGACTCTGTTTCTTCGGTTTCTTCGGTTTCTGCTGATTCGTAATATTCGGCTATGTAGTCTCGGTCGATTCGTTTTAGTTCTTTCTTTGGGAGTTTGGAGAATATGTCCCAAGCGGTTTGTAGTGTTTCCTCGATTGTTCTTCTTTCGTCTAGGTCTTGTGAGACGTATTTTTCTTCGAAGTCGTCGGCGATCTGTAGGTACATTCGGTCTCTTTCTGTCAATGCTTCTTCTCCGACTACGGCTACGAGGTCTCTTAGGTCTCTTCCTTCTGCGTAGCTTGAGTATAGTTGGTCGCTGACGTCGCTGTGGTCTTCTCTTGTTTTTCCTTCCCCTATTCCTGCGTCCATTAGTCTTGAGAGGCAGGGTAGGACGTCTATCGGTGGGTATATACCTTTTCGGTGTATGTTTCTTGAGAAAACAATCTGGCCTTCTGTTATGTATCCTGTTAGGTCTGGGATTGGGTGTGTTATGTCGTCGTCGGGCATTGTGAGCATTGGGATCTGTGTGATTGTTCCTTCTTTGTTTTTGATTCGGCCTGCTCTTTCGTATATACCTGCTAGGTCGGTGTACATGTATCCTGGGTATCCTCTTCTTCCTGGTACTTCTTCTCTTGCTGCTGCGATTTCTCGTAGTGATTCGCAGTAGTTTGTTAGGTCGGTTAGTAGTACGAGGATGTGCATGTCTTTTTCGTATGCGAGGTATTCGGCTATTGTTAGGGCTATTCTTGGTGTTACGATTCTTTCAACTGCTGGGTCGTCGGCTAGGTTCAGTAGGACGACTGTTCTTTCTAGTGCGCCTGTTCTTTCGAAGCTTTTCATGAAGAAGTTTGATTCTTCGTTTGTTATTCCCATTGCTGCGAAGACGACCGCGAAATCTTTTTCTTCTCCACCACGAACTTTTGCTTGTCTTGCTATTTGGGCTGCGAGTTCGTTGTGTGGTAGTCCTGAGACTGTGAATACTGGTAGTTTCTGTCCTCTTACAAGGGTGTTCATTCCGTCTATTACGGATATTCCTGTTTCGATGAATTCTTCTGGGTGTTCTCGGGCTTCTGGGTTTATTGATGACCCGTATATGTCTCGTTCTTCTTCTGGTATTATTTCAGGTCCACCGTCTATTGGTTGGCCTGTTCCGTCTAGGACTCTTCCGAGTAGGTCTTCGGAGACTCCTATTGTCATTGTTTTTCCGGTGAATCGTACTTTTGTGTTTTTTGTGTCCAGGCCTCTTGTTCCTTCGAATACTTGGATTACGGCTCGGTCTCCTTCGGCTTCAAGTACTTTTCCTCTTCTTTTCACTCCGTCGTTTCCAACTACTTCTACAACCTCGTCGTATGCTACTCCTGATACGTCTTCAACGACCATTATGGAGCCTGATACTTCAGATACTGTTGAATATTCTATTGCTCCGGATTTGCTCATCTTCTAACCTCCTTTTTAAGTTTGTCTACTTCATTTTTCATTTGGTTCCGGATGTCAGTTAGTTCTTGTTCGAATTCGTCTTCTGGTACTTCTTTCATCCGGGCTATTCTTTGTTTGACTTCCATTTCTGCTATTTTGTCTGCGGGTACGCCTTGGTCAACTGCTTCTGATGCTACATCATAGAACTGTAGGATTGTTTCTATCATGTCCATTTGTTTTTTTGGTGAACAGTATGTGTCTATGTCGTGGAACGCGTTTTGTTGTAGGAAGTCTTCCCGTAGTATTCTTGAGACATCTAGTACGACTCTTTCTTTTTCTGGTAAGGCGTCTGGCCCTACGAGTTGCACTACTTCTTGTAGTTCGTCTTCCTGTTGTAGTAGTTCGAGTGATCTTCTTCTGAGTTCAAGCCATCCGTCTTTTATTTCTTGGTCCCACCATTTTTTGACGTCTTCGTTGTATAGTGAGTATGATTCTAGCCAGTCTATGGCTGGGAAGTGTCTTCTGTCTTTTAGTTCTGTGCTTAGAGCCCAGAATACTTTGACTATCCGGAGCGTGTTTTGGGTTACCGGCTCTGAGAAGTCACCGCCTGGTGGTGATACTGCACCTACAACGGATACTGAACCGGTTCTATCTTGTTGTCTTACCATTCCTGCTCTTTCGTAGAACTCTGCTAGTCTTGTTGCAAGGTATGCTGGATATCCTTCTTCTCCAGGCATTTCTTCTAGTCGGCCTGATATTTCTCTTAATGCTTCGGCCCACCTTGATGTTGAGTCGGCTTGAAGTGCTACGTTGTATCCCATGTCTCTATAGTATTCTGCTAGTGTTATTCCGGTGTATATTGATGATTCTCGTGCTGCAACGGGCATGTTGCTGGTGTTTGCGATTAGTATTGTTCTTTCCATCAGTGATTCACCGGTTTCTGGGTCTTCTAGTGCTGGGAATTCTTCAAGTACTTCAGCCATTTCGTTTCCTCTTTCTCCACAGCCTATGAAGATTATTACGTCTGCGTCTGCCCATTTTGATACTTGGTGTTGTAGGACTGTTTTTCCTGTTCCGAA from Methanonatronarchaeum thermophilum carries:
- a CDS encoding V-type ATP synthase subunit B; this translates as MSKSGAIEYSTVSEVSGSIMVVEDVSGVAYDEVVEVVGNDGVKRRGKVLEAEGDRAVIQVFEGTRGLDTKNTKVRFTGKTMTIGVSEDLLGRVLDGTGQPIDGGPEIIPEEERDIYGSSINPEAREHPEEFIETGISVIDGMNTLVRGQKLPVFTVSGLPHNELAAQIARQAKVRGGEEKDFAVVFAAMGITNEESNFFMKSFERTGALERTVVLLNLADDPAVERIVTPRIALTIAEYLAYEKDMHILVLLTDLTNYCESLREIAAAREEVPGRRGYPGYMYTDLAGIYERAGRIKNKEGTITQIPMLTMPDDDITHPIPDLTGYITEGQIVFSRNIHRKGIYPPIDVLPCLSRLMDAGIGEGKTREDHSDVSDQLYSSYAEGRDLRDLVAVVGEEALTERDRMYLQIADDFEEKYVSQDLDERRTIEETLQTAWDIFSKLPKKELKRIDRDYIAEYYESAETEETEETESTAEQQ
- a CDS encoding DUF211 domain-containing protein, whose product is MSGVIKRVVLDVLKPHEPSLLELATRISTTTGIEGVNLSLYEVDQQTENVKVTIEGNNINFDEVQKIIEETGAVIHSIDEVAAGKQLVEEVETLQDR
- a CDS encoding V-type ATP synthase subunit D, producing MSKDIVDGVRPIRMDLLEMRERLELAEKGHDLLEEKRDALIMELFEVVKEAKGIREELEKELEEAFRMLIEAEAESGAVKIESLTTSVSETELEFDAAKKNIMGVTVPKLEKQGNPKRKYRERGFSPIDTPPQLDEAAERFEEVLNMIVLVAEIEESIRLLSEEIEKTKRRVNALEYNLIPKFENTVDYIEMKLDEMERESFFRLKRVKAKLER
- a CDS encoding V-type ATP synthase subunit A, yielding MESSGEEGRIIKVSGPVVEADNMKGTEMHEVVEIGEMGLFGEVIELDGDKAVIQCYEETSGVAPGEKVVNTGQPLSVDLAPGLMSSIFDGIQRPLNYIREEGGDFIPRGIEVPSVDYEKEWKFTPEVSEGDEVGELDILGTVPETKIVEHRVMVPRGTQGVVKTIKEGEFTVDETIAEIETPEGEVIEIQMLRRWPVREPRPQDEKLNPNEPLITGQRVLDTFFPMTKGGTAAIPGGFGTGKTVLQHQVSKWADADVIIFIGCGERGNEMAEVLEEFPALEDPETGESLMERTILIANTSNMPVAARESSIYTGITLAEYYRDMGYNVALQADSTSRWAEALREISGRLEEMPGEEGYPAYLATRLAEFYERAGMVRQQDRTGSVSVVGAVSPPGGDFSEPVTQNTLRIVKVFWALSTELKDRRHFPAIDWLESYSLYNEDVKKWWDQEIKDGWLELRRRSLELLQQEDELQEVVQLVGPDALPEKERVVLDVSRILREDFLQQNAFHDIDTYCSPKKQMDMIETILQFYDVASEAVDQGVPADKIAEMEVKQRIARMKEVPEDEFEQELTDIRNQMKNEVDKLKKEVRR